One Colias croceus chromosome 29, ilColCroc2.1 DNA segment encodes these proteins:
- the LOC123704272 gene encoding uncharacterized protein LOC123704272, with product MNKAAASDTQIKEEASGAALASISVSTKLPEFWADLPRLWFAQFESVMAPQKQGEETKFNLVISKLGKEAIQQVSDLVMSPPAQDRYTALKERLLQVYEESAERQMQKLVSELELGSQRPSQFLRRMKDLGRSAQIADNTLKSLWLSKMPSSVRAVMAVCEDQSLDKLAAMADKITEYTNVGDVAAVSCKKETDELPDEKMSRLELEVVALRAELRGRGRSRSNDRRTNFRRRSTSRPRRAPGDPDWLCRFHFRYRSRANRCEQPCAWRAKQSGN from the coding sequence atgaataaagcAGCAGCATCAGACACGCAGATCAAGGAAGAGGCGTCAGGCGCGGCGTTGGCATCGATAAGCGTGTCCACCAAGCTACCAGAATTTTGGGCAGACTTGCCAAGGTTATGGTTCGCACAGTTCGAGTCCGTGATGGCCCCACAGAAGCAGGGGGAAGAGACCAAATTCAACCTGGTCATATCGAAACTCGGAAAAGAGGCCATTCAGCAGGTCAGCGACCTCGTGATGTCACCACCCGCCCAGGACAGGTATACGGCGCTTAAGGAGAGGCTGCTGCAGGTTTATGAAGAGAGTGCCGAAAGACAAATGCAGAAGTTGGTGTCGGAGCTGGAATTGGGTTCGCAAAGACCCTCCCAGTTTTTAAGGCGCATGAAGGATCTGGGTCGCAGCGCACAAATTGCGGACAACACACTCAAGAGCCTGTGGTTGTCGAAAATGCCGTCATCAGTTCGAGCAGTCATGGCGGTTTGTGAAGATCAGTCTCTGGACAAGCTGGCGGCCATGGCAGACAAGATTACCGAATACACCAACGTCGGGGATGTGGCAGCCGTGTCATGCAAGAAGGAAACAGATGAGCTGCCGGACGAGAAGATGAGCAGATTGGAGCTGGAGGTTGTAGCGCTCCGCGCCGAACTGAGGGGTCGCGGGCGCTCTAGGAGCAACGACAGACGGACCAACTTCAGGAGAAGATCGACATCGCGGCCGAGAAGAGCACCTGGAGACCCGGACTGGCTGTGCCGTTTTCACTTTCGGTACAGATCGAGAGCTAACCGCTGCGAGCAACCCTGCGCGTGGCGAGCCAAGCAGTCGGGAAACTAG
- the LOC123704469 gene encoding uncharacterized protein LOC123704469 gives MWGAQAGVWCGALAAALLVLLALCRRASGKRQPAGAAPQVTQVHIVCGGVTRVPRARAAPPAPPPTHTHPAHTHPDTVQSIHPRPPQIVIVQNFIQNTHVPQPSDPQPSSSKTPPVPRHPAPEFRGIPKLPLPEQWIHKRPFDYKYAAIPRPLAQIVNTDLGADLSRESRAKKYSATRSPSLEKDEKSPFITSAKSDKVDVFGFGPDALKKLCEKGEDLKEMGERPPSSPRDVDKDISPGNLRRFRSVSTRLNMCSVTETPALEGHQERLEMQNSPRIVECSSAKEKSSATKFDFSPKLLAENISSPRFYTPPEMVSPMFFAEPSPKSVYYDTVRSPKFFPETPRETEVPQSPRLLNDNLHRANGLPEKPNSPKILSARPSPRVHSYNKENYFTFENVAAVEESAPRISPRPKRYGGRNSIERERFTPPADKEIKKYRRHNSCDTNYKNVEVNIHKCDDVTKTESANKVTVIEKDVVDCCAKIDSLGIEPKGDFEKRELTPNANTAHARRQRLKSISLDSDNAKIIEQNLGLPIAKQMKDQMNEAYKNQEISTSCEDVERFPKTPSAEKPGFKFDVDQKVELESEEPKSPDLVQKKCLRQSSDTQSFLDMPRFSPKEFEITVTSDDGATTSAEADLKRKRKNLRNLTIDLTKRDSDLEKELLEFERLYSHANENKVRTPTLKIKATSLDSSEADACSVLPKKSLEVPQNSISVPNTPKRQLKRILAQKNIKHDTTGGKFGYNSIQSNAEQRRLLMKGQDSGIFLRENHASLMLYQPSTSRMGRTMGSFDENMVDGTPEISLAGADKPGYHLDTGQTLGSNLLNYKQNLSVSSTNLKTLPEGVPSDDFEPSAEDEKLAKKLHRRNSNQSLMLSTHSLQGSNCSLSSTGTSCHNLTTVRTSISNFSLNSDGRQKRLSLERRDSNASMVPMEHITPTTRVICSSNTNLSGEVSKNCLLQRRGSNNSLTLNILSNNLSRHSSNSSLNKEAKVGQKKGLLERRSSNTSLTLNINTSNPQLSTNRGLSISNYNLNGSSCNLSRYNSNHSIDNPEPRKGILERRSSNTSLTLNIQPQEPRDLEIDETMIETNLKDLPHRDKHRKSLSTENLIPKSYKNRKGLRTSEKCMGFGSHDNLWSTSYDPDYPQNLTYVCGDQENEIIYAFGRQEDPNFQAGFVRNITTKPLSPQSTSEDFRLYLANMQHLQNASSVLSRQQLKDLNDVFQNGYSKVKCLSSNEGQHCCSGRVGEDMSKENPQMVIPELSQPCSEYQKMLLRNLHQEFWDMPTNFQEKPIVSGSHPKNRYKTILPNEHSRFILRAETGCSEGYINANFIKGHEYTKNSYIATQGPLQNTMYDFWLMVRQNNTDFLLQKPQDSIPVVQKIIMLTNFVENNRQKCEKYFPLEVNEEIVIENSEIPDVGDEKSANSFRIKNLGLIKKSGYTIRKLDVRFVKGKTSESAESSETNEPSDIGEKSDSVTVYHYWFHNWADHKCPKDVNALLNLSLDVLTDDFYDFATSCDESDDNKCKCGESPKPDSKFVFPPLQSLSPCPIKINVSTPLNFSSENLSPPTIVHCSAGIGRTGCLIAILNGIKQLTNEQKVDVLGIVCNMRLNRGGMVQNSEQYELIHKVLCLFEQACLPEL, from the exons ATGTGGGGCGCGCAGGCGGGCGTCTGGTGCGGCGCGCTGGCGGCCGCGCTGCTAGTGCTGCTCGCGCTCTGCCGGCGCGCTAGCGGCAAGCGGCAGCCGGCCGGCGCCGCGCCGCAGGTCACACAG gTGCACATAGTGTGCGGCGGTGTGACGCGCGTGCCGCGCGCCCGCGCCGCTCCCCCCGCCCCGCCccccacacacacacaccccgcacacacacaccccGACACTGTCCAGTCGATACACCCGCGACCCCCGCAAATCGTCATCGTACAAAACTTTATCCAAAACACACACGTGCCTCAGCCGTCTGATCCACAGCCCTCTAGCTCCAAAACACCGCCGGTACCTAGGCACCCGGCGCCCGAGTTCCGAGGAATACCGAAACTACCTCTGCCTGAACAGTGGATACACAAACGACCGTTTGATTATAAATACGCGGCTATTCCACGGCCCCTAGCACAGATTGTTAACACCGATCTAGGTGCTGATCTGTCACGTGAATCCCGAGCTAAGAAATACAGCGCTACCAGATCCCCGTCGCTTGAAAAAGACGAAAAATCACCCTTCATTACAAGCGCGAAGTCAGATAAAGTTGACGTTTTCGGTTTCGGTCCCGACGCACTTAAAAAGCTGTGTGAGAAAGGCGAAGATTTGAAGGAGATGGGGGAACGACCGCCGAGCTCCCCGCGTGATGTCGACAAGGATATTTCACCTGGAAACCTAAGAAGATTTAGATCTGTGAGCACTAGGCTTAATATGTGCAGTGTCACTGAAACACCAGCGTTGGAAGGTCACCAAGAGAGGCTAGAGATGCAAAATTCGCCTCGCATCGTTGAATGCAGTTCAGCAAAAGAAAAGTCATCTGCAACAAAATTCGATTTTTCCCCAAAACTTTTAGCTGAGAATATAAGTTCCCCTAGATTTTATACACCTCCCGAAATGGTGTCGCCGATGTTCTTTGCGGAACCCTCGCCTAAATCTGTGTACTATGACACCGTTAGGTCACCTAAATTCTTCCCGGAAACTCCTAGAGAAACTGAAGTTCCTCAATCACCAAGGTTGTTAAATGATAATTTACATCGTGCAAATGGCTTACCCGAAAAACCTAATTCTCCCAAAATTCTTAGTGCTCGACCTAGCCCTAGAGTGCATAGTTATAATAAGGAAAACTATTTCACCTTTGAAAATGTGGCCGCCGTAGAAGAGAGCGCTCCTAGAATCTCGCCACGACCCAAACGATATGGTGGAAGGAATTCGATTGAAAGAGAAAGGTTTACGCCACCAGCtgataaagaaattaaaaaatacagaagGCATAACAGTTGCGACACTAACTATAAAAACGTAGAAGTTAACATTCATAAGTGTGATGATGTAACGAAGACTGAATCCGCCAATAAGGTTACGGTTATAGAGAAAGATGTGGTCGATTGCTGTGCCAAAATAGATTCTCTGGGTATTGAACCGAAGGGTGATTTTGAAAAACGCGAATTAACTCCGAACGCCAACACGGCGCATGCTAGACGACAAAGACTAAAATCGATCTCGTTAGATTCAGATAATGCGAAAATAATCGAACAAAACCTCGGTTTACCTATTGCTAAACAGATGAAGGATCAAATGAACGAAGCGTACAAGAATCAAGAAATAAGTACATCCTGTGAAGATGTGGAACGATTTCCTAAAACGCCAAGTGCTGAAAAACCAGGCTTTAAATTCGATGTGGATCAGAAAGTTGAATTAGAATCCGAAGAGCCAAAATCGCCTGATCTTGTACAAAAGAAATGTTTACGACAAAGTTCCGACACTCAATCGTTTTTAGATATGCCTAGATTTTCGCCAAAGGAATTTGAGATAACTGTTACATCTGATGATGGGGCTACGACGTCTGCTGAAGCAGATTTAAAACGAAAACGAAAGAACTTGAGGAATCTTACAATAGATTTAACCAAACGAGACAGTGATCTGGAGAAGGAACTGTTGGAATTCGAAAGGCTATATTCTCACGCAAATGAGAACAAAGTTAGAACGcctacattaaaaataaaagcgaCATCATTAGATTCATCAGAAGCAGACGCGTGTTCTGTATTACCAAAGAAATCATTAGAAGTACCACAGAATTCAATATCAGTTCCTAATACGCCGAAGCGACAGTTAAAACGAATATTAGCTCAGAAGAATATAAAACATGATACAACTGGTGGTAAATTCGGTTACAACTCTATACAAAGTAATGCAGAACAGCGTCGCCTATTAATGAAAGGACAAGACAGTGGGATATTTTTACGCGAAAATCACGCTAGTTTAATGCTATATCAGCCAAGTACGTCACGCATGGGACGCACCATGGGTTCATTCGATGAGAACATGGTAGATGGTACACCAGAAATAAGCCTAGCTGGCGCTGACAAACCTGGCTATCATTTAGACACTGGACAAACGTTAGGTTCGaatttattaaactataaGCAAAATTTAAGTGTGTCCAGTACGAATTTGAAAACGCTTCCGGAGGGAGTACCTAGTGATGATTTTGAGCCCAGTGCGGAAGACGAGAAATTAGCAAAGAAATTACACAGACGAAATTCCAATCAAAGTCTAATGCTAAGTACGCACAGTTTGCAAGGATCTAATTGTTCGCTAAGCAGTACAGGAACTTCGTGTCATAACTTAACAACCGTTAGGACGagtatttcaaattttagCCTTAATTCTGATGGAAGGCAAAAGAGATTATCTTTAGAAAGACGTGACTCAAACGCGTCTATGGTTCCCATGGAGCATATAACACCTACAACACGAGTTATATGTTCATCAAACACCAATCTATCAGGAGAAGTATCAAAGAATTGTCTATTACAACGGCGTGGCTCGAACAATAGTCTTACATTGAACATACTATCAAACAATCTCAGTCGACATTCAAGCAACAGTTCCCTGAATAAAGAAGCCAAAGTTGGTCAAAAGAAAGGTCTTTTGGAACGTAGAAGTTCGAACACTTCGCTAActttaaacataaatacatcTAACCCCCAGTTATCGACCAATCGTGGTCTGAGTATATccaattataatttgaatggCTCGTCGTGTAATTTAAGTAGATATAACAGCAATCATAGCATAGATAACCCGGAACCTCGCAAAGGTATACTAGAAAGACGAAGTTCAAATACCTCTCTAACGCTAAATATTCAACCGCAAGAGCCCAGAGATTTGGAAATCGATGAAACAATGATCGAAACAAATCTTAAAGACTTACCACATAGAGATAAACACAGGAAGTCGTTAAGCACGGAGAATTTAATCCCGAAATCGTATAAAAACAGAAAGGGGTTGCGTACTTCAGAAAAATGTATGGGTTTTGGTTCGCACGACAATTTATGGTCAACGTCATATGATCCAGACTATCCGCAAAATTTAACCTATGTGTGCGGTGATCAGgagaatgaaataatatacgCGTTCGGACGGCAAGAAGACCCAAATTTCCAAGCTGGTTTTGTTAGAAATATAACGACGAAACCGCTAAGTCCGCAAAGCACATCAGAAGATTTCAGGCTTTATTTAGCCAATATGCAGCACTTGCAAAATGCGTCAAGCGTGCTCAGTCGTCAGCAACTGAAGGATTTGAACGATGTTTTCCAGAACGGCTATTCAAAAGTGAAGTGTCTTAGTTCGAACGAAGGCCAACACTGTTGTAGTGGCCGTGTCGGCGAAGACATGTCCAAAGAAAACCCCCAAATGGTGATACCGGAGTTGTCTCAACCGTGCTCTGAGTACCAGAAAATGTTGTTGAGGAACTTGCACCAGGAATTTTGGGATATGCCCACGAATTTTCAGGAGAAACCAATAGTGTCTGGGTCGCATCCAAAGAATAGATATAAGACGATATTGCCGAACGAACACTCTAGGTTCATTTTGCGAGCGGAGACTGGGTGCAGTGAGGGATATATTAATGCCAATTTTATTAAG ggGCACGAATACACAAAGAACAGTTACATCGCAACTCAAGGTCCACTTCAGAACACAATGTACGACTTCTGGCTGATGGTACGACAGAATAACACAGATTTCTTACTTCAAAAACCACAAGATTCCATACCTGTcgtacaaaaaataatcatgCTGACAAACTTCGTGGAAAACAACAGGCAGAAATGCGAAAAATACTTCCCTCTGGAAGTGAATGAGGAAATTGTCATCGAAAATTCAGAGATCCCAGATGTTGGAGATGAAAAGTCAGCAAACAGCTTCAGAATAAAGAACCTTGGCTTGATAAAAAAGTCCGGCTACACGATACGCAAGCTTGACGTGCGATTTGTGAAAGGAAAGACTAGTGAAAGTGCCGAAAGCAGTGAAACAAATGAACCAAGTGATATCGGTGAAAAAAGTGATAGTGTAACAGTGTACCATTATTGGTTCCACAACTGGGCCGACCATAAGTGTCCCAAAGATGTCAACGCGCTATTAAATCTAAGTTTGGACGTTTTGACGGATGACTTCTACGATTTTGCCACCAGTTGCGATGAGAGTGATGATAATAAGTGCAAATGTGGGGAGAGCCCAAAACCCGACTCTAAATTCGTGTTCCCTCCTCTCCAATCTCTATCCCCATgtcctattaaaataaatgtttccaCTCCCTTGAATTTTTCTTCCGAAAACCTATCCCCTCCTACTATAGTACATTGCTCCGCTGGCATCGGCAGAACGGGGTGTCTTATAGCTATACTAAATGGCATTAAACAACTGACGAATGAACAAAAAGTTGATGTTTTAGGCATAGTTTGTAACATGCGGTTAAATAGAGGGGGTATGGTTCAAAATTCAGAACAATATGAGCTTATTCACAaagttttatgtttgtttgagcAGGCCTGCTTGCCGGAATTATAG